One region of Mugil cephalus isolate CIBA_MC_2020 chromosome 17, CIBA_Mcephalus_1.1, whole genome shotgun sequence genomic DNA includes:
- the gjb10 gene encoding gap junction protein beta 10, protein MNWAFLQGLLSGVNKYSTAFGRVWLSIVFLFRVMVFVVAAEKVWGDEQKDFKCNTAQPGCHNVCYDHFFPVSHVRLWALQLIFVTCPSLLVVMHVAYREDRERKNRLKYGDNCRRLYKDTGKKRGGLWWTYVLTLVFKVGVDATFVYLLYHIYEGYDFPSLIKCKEKPCPNTVDCFIARPTEKRIFAIFMVVTSLACILLSIFEILYLVGKRCRECFTSIHHSRHITTNNMSSGSSLMESNNLKVTDKIPKTPAPAYSVAMS, encoded by the coding sequence ATGAACTGGGCATTCCTCCAGGGCCTCCTCAGTGGAGTTAACAAATACTCCACAGCCTTTGGCAGAGTGTGGCTCTCTATTGTCTTCCTCTTCAGGGTGATGGTGTTTGTGGTGGCTGCGGAGAAGGTGTGGGGGGACGAGCAGAAAGACTTTAAGTGCAACACGGCTCAGCCGGGGTGCCACAACGTCTGCTATGACCACTTCTTCCCCGTGTCCCATGTGAGACTCTGGGCCCTGCAGCTCATCTTCGTCACCTGCCCCTCACTCCTGGTAGTCATGCACGTCGCctacagggaggacagggagcgGAAAAACCGCCTCAAGTACGGGGACAACTGCCGGCGTCTCTACAAGGACACCGGAAAGAAGCGCGGGGGCCTGTGGTGGACCTACGTCCTCACCCTGGTCTTCAAAGTAGGTGTGGACGCCACTTTCGTCTATCTCCTCTACCACATCTACGAGGGCTACGACTTCCCCTCGCTCATCAAGTGTAAGGAGAAGCCCTGTCCCAACACGGTGGACTGTTTCATCGCACGGCCTACTGAGAAGAGAATCTTCGCCATCTTCATGGTGGTAACCAGCTTGGCCTGCATCCTGCTCTCCATTTTTGAAATCCTCTACCTGGTCGGCAAACGCTGCCGTGAGTGTTTTACCTCAATCCATCACTCCCGCCACATCACGACCAACAACATGTCCAGCGGCAGCAGCCTGATGGAGTCTAACAATCTAAAGGTGACGGACAAAATCCCCAAAACCCCTGCGCCAGCGTACAGTGTTGCTATGTCTTGA
- the hmgcl gene encoding hydroxymethylglutaryl-CoA lyase, mitochondrial: protein MAVVLRLVNRSVLSSGMGQHYLAFSSAANVNAAGVRAGHALPAKVKIVEVGPRDGLQNEKTIVPTEAKINLINMLSESGLSVIEATSFVSPKWVPQMADQMEVMKGIRKKPGVSYPVLAPNLKGFQAAVKAGASEVAIFGAASEMFSKKNINCSVDESLQRFDEVMAAAKEAGVPVRGYVSCVVGCPYEGKVAPEKVAYVAKRLYSMGCYEISLGDTIGVGTPGSMTAMLEAVSREVPLSALAVHCHDTYGQALANILVALQMGVSVVDSSVAGLGGCPYAQGASGNVATEDVVYMLHGLGIQTGVDLSKLMDAGAFICRTLNRKTSSKVAQASCKL, encoded by the exons ATGGCGGTCGTCCTGAGACTGGTCAACAGAAGTGTTTTGAGTTCGGGTATGGGTCAGCATTACCTGGCGTTCAGCTCCGCGGCGAACGTGAACgca gctGGTGTGAGAGCAGGTCATGCTCTTCCAGCGAAGGTGAAAATAGTGGAAGTGGGACCCAGAGATGGTCTTCAAAATGAGAAG ACGATTGTACCGACGGAGGCTAAGATTAACTTGATCAACATGTTGTCAGAATCGGGGCTTTCTGTCATCGAGGCCACCagctttgtttctccaaaaTGGGTTCCACAG ATGGCAGACCAGATGGAGGTCATGAAGGGCATCAGGAAGAAACCAGGAGTGTCTTATCCGGTCCTTGCCCCCAACCTTAAAGGTTTCCAGGCTGCC GTGAAGGCAGGAGCGTCGGAGGTAGCCATATTTGGTGCTGCGTCTGAAATGTTCAGTAAGAAGAACATAAACTGCTCCGTGGACGAGAGTTTACAGCGCTTTGACGAGGTTATGGCCGCAGCTAAGGAGGCCGGCGTGCCAGTTAGAGG TTACGTCTCGTGTGTCGTCGGGTGCCCGTATGAGGGGAAGGTGGCGCCTGAAAAAGTCGCCTAT GTAGCAAAGCGTCTCTACTCCATGGGCTGCTATGAGATCTCTCTGGGGGACACCATCGGAGTAGGGACTCCTGGCAGCATGACCGCGATGCTGGAGGCGGTGAGCAGAGAGGTGCCACTCAGTGCTCTGGCAGTGCACTGCCATGACACCTACGGCCAGGCTCTGGCTAACATCCTGGTAGCCTTACAG atgGGAGTCAGTGTGGTGGACTCGTCAGTAGCTGGACTGGGTGGCTGTCCCTATGCACAGGGGGCCTCTGGGAATGTCGCGACTGAAGATGTAGTCTACATGTTGCACGGACTTGGGATCCAGACT GGGGTGGACCTCTCAAAGCTCATGGACGCTGGCGCTTTCATCTGTCGGACCCTCAACAGAAAGACCAGCTCCAAAGTGGCACAGGCCTCCTGCAAGTTGTAG
- the zbtb8a gene encoding zinc finger and BTB domain-containing protein 8A isoform X2, which translates to MRQPQRWFNTADITVSHQSNLLKQLNQQRRQELFCDCSVLVEGQLFRAHRNVLFASSGYFRMLLSQGPDGLPDSVNATFDVFTPETFTVILDFIYSGQLDLSSHNVIEVMSAASYLQMNNVINYCKNFIKSSLDISVKDEDSDRCLSLSETCSFTSIAGDESVEQQQGPRSVSPPPALWTRDNSRSQSSFMGKDQDQDSTTSALKTNPSSPTNELGPEPEDLQDPQDPLYTLPGSERRRGKGGTKRKAANSTRSNQHEDLDIQEARSQKAEKAEELYATLPQIVGVIGNFNKDSNPIMRFKCPFCTHTVKRKADLKRHLRCHTGERPYPCQACNKRFTRLEHLRSHFETIHQARKLVCRKCKCQVTEETGHVVCEGTRRYRMCTACIQEVGCDDIPMDSLEGPNEEPALLLGVDGEEEGDTKRSWMVNDDDDLAEDSGADLIIQQVDDSDEELQ; encoded by the exons ATGCG GCAGCCCCAGAGGTGGTTCAACACGGCCGACATCACAGTGTCTCACCAAAGCAACCTGCTCAAGCAGCTCAACCAGCAGCGCCGCCAGGAGCTGTTCTGTGACTGCAGCGTGCTGGTGGAGGGCCAGCTCTTCCGGGCCCACCGCAATGTCCTGTTCGCCAGCAGCGGCTACTTTCGCATGCTTCTGTCCCAGGGACCTGACGGGCTGCCCGACTCCGTCAACGCCACCTTCGACGTCTTCACCCCCGAGACGTTCACCGTCATCCTGGATTTCATCTACTCCGGCCAGCTGGATCTCTCGAGCCACAACGTGATCGAGGTCATGTCCGCAGCCAGCTACCTTCAGATGAACAATGTCATCAACTACTGCAAGAACTTCATCAAATCCTCTTTGGACATCAGTGTGAAGGACGAAGACAGCGACCGATGCCTTAGCCTGTCGGAGACTTGTAGCTTCACCAGCATAGCAGGGGACGAGTCCGTGGAGCAGCAGCAAGGCCCGCGCTCCGTCAGCCCGCCGCCTGCGCTTTGGACCCGGGACAACTCCAGATCCCAGTCGAGCTTCATGGGGAAAGACCAAGACCAGGATTCCACTACCTCGGCCCTGAAGACCAATCCAAGCAGCCCCACTAATGAGCTCGGGCCAGAGCCAGAGGACCTGCAGGACCCTCAGGACCCTCTGTACACCTTGCCTGGATCAGAGCGCCGACGCGGAAAAGGGGGGACAAAGAGGAAAGCAGCCAACAGCACTCGTTCGAACCAGCACGAGGACTTGGACATTCAAGAGGCGAGGTCGCAGAAGGCCGAAAAGGCAGAGGAGCTGTACGCCACTCTACCACAGATTGTTGGTGTGATCGGAAACTTTAATAAAG ACTCCAACCCTATTATGCGCTTCAAATGCCCCTTTTGTACACACACGGTGAAGAGGAAGGCAGATCTCAAGCGTCACCTGCGCTGCCACACTGGAGAGAGGCCATACCCGTGTCAGGCCTGCAATAAGCGCTTTACTCGTCTGGAGCATCTCCGCAGCCATTTTGAAACG ATCCATCAAGCCAGGAAGCTGGTGTGCAGGAAGTGCAAGTGTCAGGTTACAGAGGAGACTGGTCATGTGGTGTGCGAGGGCACACGACGCTACCGCATGTGTACTGCGTGCATCCAGGAAGTGGGCTGTGACGACATCCCCATGGACAGTCTGGAGGGGCCCAATGAGGAGCCGGCCCTGTTGCTGGGCgtggacggggaggaggagggcgacaCCAAGAGGAGCTGGATGGTGAACGATGATGACGACCTGGCCGAAGACTCGGGGGCCGACCTCATTATCCAGCAAGTGGACGACAGTGACGAGGAGCTGCAGTGA
- the gale gene encoding UDP-glucose 4-epimerase isoform X2 has protein sequence MAEKVLVTGGAGYIGSHCVVELIEAGYQPVVVDNFSNAVREGNVAESIRRIEKHLGTSIEFHDLDLLDRPGLENLFKKHSFSAVMHFAGLKAVGESVEQPLRYYRVNLTASINLLEVMQAHKVKNLVFSSSATVYGDPQYLPIDEQHPTGGCTNPYGQSKYFIEEMIKDHCKAEKDWNAVLLRYFNPIGAHSSGLIGEDPQGIPNNLLPYVAQVAVGRRTCLSVFGNDYDTVDGTGVRDYIHVVDLAKGHIAALKKLKDNCGCKVYNLGTGRGYSVLQMVKAMEKASGKEIPYKIAPRREGDIASCYADPCLAEKELGWKAEFELERMCEDLWRWQSMNPTGFSNGTTS, from the exons atggcagagaAGGTGTTGGTCACAGGTGGAGCAGGCTACATCGGGAGTCACTGTGTGGTGGAGCTCATTGAAGCAGGCTACCAGCCGGTCGTAGTAGATAACTTCAGTAACGCTGTACGAG AGGGTAATGTGGCTGAGAGCATTCGGAGGATAGAGAAGCATCTGGGCACCAGCATTGAGTTTCACGATCTGGATCTTCTGGATCGCCCCGGCTTGGAAAACCTCTTCAAAAAG CATTCTTTCAGTGCTGTGATGCACTTTGCTGGCCTGAAAGCAGTGGGTGAGTCGGTGGAGCAGCCGCTACGCTACTACAGAGTCAACCTCACCGCCTCCATAAACCTGCTCGAG GTGATGCAGGCTCACAAGGTGAAAAATCTGGTCTTCAGCAGCTCGGCCACGGTGTATGGAGACCCCCAGTACCTTCCCATAGACGAGCAGCACCCCACGGGGGGCTGCACCAACCCCTACGGCCAGAGCAAGTACTTCATCGAGGAGATGATCAAGGACCACTGCAAAGCTGAGAAG GACTGGAATGCAGTGCTGCTGCGTTATTTCAACCCAATCGGAGCTCATTCCTCTGGACTGATAGGAGAGGACCCTCAGGGGATCCCGAACAACTTACTGCCATATGTTGCCCAG GTTGCGGTTGGGAGAAGAACGTGCCTGAGTGTGTTTGGAAATGACTACGACACAGTCGATGGCACAG GCGTGCGAGATTACATCCACGTCGTGGATCTGGCAAAGGGACACATAGCGGCCCTGAAGAAGCTGAAGGACAACTGCGGGTGCAAG gTTTACAATCTGGGAACGGGAAGAGGCTACTCTGTGCTCCAGATGGTGAAAGCCATGGAGAAGGCATCAGGGAAAGAG aTCCCATACAAGATCGCCCCTCGTAGGGAAGGAGACATAGCTTCCTGCTATGCTGACCCTTGTCTAGCTGAGAAGGAGCTGGGCTGGAAGGCTGAATTCGAATTGGAGAGAATGT GTGAGGATCTGTGGCGCTGGCAGTCCATGAACCCCACCGGCTTTTCCAACGGCACCACCTCTTGA
- the gale gene encoding UDP-glucose 4-epimerase isoform X1, translating into MAEKVLVTGGAGYIGSHCVVELIEAGYQPVVVDNFSNAVRGEGNVAESIRRIEKHLGTSIEFHDLDLLDRPGLENLFKKHSFSAVMHFAGLKAVGESVEQPLRYYRVNLTASINLLEVMQAHKVKNLVFSSSATVYGDPQYLPIDEQHPTGGCTNPYGQSKYFIEEMIKDHCKAEKDWNAVLLRYFNPIGAHSSGLIGEDPQGIPNNLLPYVAQVAVGRRTCLSVFGNDYDTVDGTGVRDYIHVVDLAKGHIAALKKLKDNCGCKVYNLGTGRGYSVLQMVKAMEKASGKEIPYKIAPRREGDIASCYADPCLAEKELGWKAEFELERMCEDLWRWQSMNPTGFSNGTTS; encoded by the exons atggcagagaAGGTGTTGGTCACAGGTGGAGCAGGCTACATCGGGAGTCACTGTGTGGTGGAGCTCATTGAAGCAGGCTACCAGCCGGTCGTAGTAGATAACTTCAGTAACGCTGTACGAG GAGAGGGTAATGTGGCTGAGAGCATTCGGAGGATAGAGAAGCATCTGGGCACCAGCATTGAGTTTCACGATCTGGATCTTCTGGATCGCCCCGGCTTGGAAAACCTCTTCAAAAAG CATTCTTTCAGTGCTGTGATGCACTTTGCTGGCCTGAAAGCAGTGGGTGAGTCGGTGGAGCAGCCGCTACGCTACTACAGAGTCAACCTCACCGCCTCCATAAACCTGCTCGAG GTGATGCAGGCTCACAAGGTGAAAAATCTGGTCTTCAGCAGCTCGGCCACGGTGTATGGAGACCCCCAGTACCTTCCCATAGACGAGCAGCACCCCACGGGGGGCTGCACCAACCCCTACGGCCAGAGCAAGTACTTCATCGAGGAGATGATCAAGGACCACTGCAAAGCTGAGAAG GACTGGAATGCAGTGCTGCTGCGTTATTTCAACCCAATCGGAGCTCATTCCTCTGGACTGATAGGAGAGGACCCTCAGGGGATCCCGAACAACTTACTGCCATATGTTGCCCAG GTTGCGGTTGGGAGAAGAACGTGCCTGAGTGTGTTTGGAAATGACTACGACACAGTCGATGGCACAG GCGTGCGAGATTACATCCACGTCGTGGATCTGGCAAAGGGACACATAGCGGCCCTGAAGAAGCTGAAGGACAACTGCGGGTGCAAG gTTTACAATCTGGGAACGGGAAGAGGCTACTCTGTGCTCCAGATGGTGAAAGCCATGGAGAAGGCATCAGGGAAAGAG aTCCCATACAAGATCGCCCCTCGTAGGGAAGGAGACATAGCTTCCTGCTATGCTGACCCTTGTCTAGCTGAGAAGGAGCTGGGCTGGAAGGCTGAATTCGAATTGGAGAGAATGT GTGAGGATCTGTGGCGCTGGCAGTCCATGAACCCCACCGGCTTTTCCAACGGCACCACCTCTTGA
- the LOC125023796 gene encoding kazal-type serine protease inhibitor domain-containing protein 1-like, with protein MLVSSMTQLCLCICICTSVWVQMSLGLPPQHRGWLRLWEEGEGCRECHQHLCPPVPNCPAGLVRDNCGCCDQCANVEGQQCDPDGAQKFYGHCGEGLVCQRKLPKRRDRKEPEPMCVCQEKGPVCGSDGWTYPNVCQLREAASRSNTTLKLNGRGPCYSAPRVLRAPRNLSKHAGNDIIFGCEVSAYPLPHLTWRKSGSDNLLPGDDPHISVQARGGPQRYTVSTWLQIQGLRASDAGVYSCVSHNALGETAASAQLTVLGRGEPVDRRESDYCAQIHPRYPHQLPLTPHRSPASACHVLGVKGFPPIAHQNGTPTMSCPEL; from the exons ATGCTAGTCAGCAGCATGACTCAGCTGTGCTTGTGTATCTGTATATGCACGAGTGTATGGGTACAAATGTCCCTCGGGCTGCCACCGCAGCACCGTGGGTGGCTGCGGCTctgggaggagggtgagggctGCAGGGAGTGTCATCAGCACCTCTGCCCTCCAGTGCCGAACTGCCCTGCAGGCCTGGTGCGGGACAATTGTGGATGCTGCGACCAATGTGCTAATGTAGAGGGGCAGCAGTGTGACCCAGATGGGGCCCAGAAGTTCTACGGCCATTGCGGAGAGGGCCTGGTGTGCCAGAGGAAATTGCCAAAGAGGAGAGACAGGAAGGAGCCAGagcctatgtgtgtgtgccaggaAAAAGGTCCTGTGTGTGGCTCAGATGGGTGGACATACCCCAATGTTTGCCAGTTGAGGGAGGCTGCCAGTCGCAGTAACACAACCCTAAAGCTCAACGGAAGAGGACCGTGCTACTCTG CTCCCCGTGTCCTCAGAGCTCCCAGAAATCTGTCCAAACATGCAGGAAATGACATCATCTTTGGCTGCGAGGTTTCGGCCTACCCTCTTCCACACCTGACCTGGAGGAAGTCAGGCAGTGACAACCTCCTGCCAGGAGATGATCCTCACATCTCGGTCCAG GCTCGAGGCGGTCCGCAGCGCTACACGGTCTCCACTTGGCTCCAGATACAGGGCCTCCGTGCCTCTGACGCAGGTGTCTACTCTTGCGTCTCCCACAATGCCTTGGGAGAGACGGCAGCTTCGGCACAGCTCACTGTGCTGGGACGAGGTGAGCCTGTCGACCGGAGAGAATCGGATTATTGTGCTCAA ATTCATCCCAGATACCCCCACCAGCTGCCTCTGACCCCTCATCGCAGCCCTGCCTCTGCTTGCCATGTGCTGGGAGTCAAAGGGTTCCCACCTATCGCTCACCAGAATGGAACCCCAACCATGTCCTGCCCCGAGCTCTAA
- the gjb3 gene encoding gap junction protein beta 3, which translates to MDWKTFQALLSGVNKYSTAFGRIWLSVVFVFRVMVYVVAAERVWGDEQKDFDCNTKQPGCANVCYDHFFPISHIRLWALQLIFVTCPSFMVVMHVAYRDDRERKHKAKYGEDSKLYNNTGKKHGGLWWTYLISLFVKTGIEVAFLYILHRVYDSFYLPRLVKCEVSPCPNQVDCYIGHPTEKKVFTYFMVGASALCIILNICEIIYLISKRIVRCANKMKRRNHNIAVHHNDHNDYNDDPFNNCDRTTSRLDFKDKPPSFRSVAFKSSYKPSALKLEEKIRASAPNLSTAT; encoded by the coding sequence ATGGACTGGAAAACCTTCCAAGCCCTCCTCAGTGGGGTGAACAAGTACTCCACGGCGTTTGGCCGGATATGGCTGTCAgtggtgtttgtgttcaggGTGATGGTATACGTGGTGGCGGCGGAGCGAGTCTGGGGTGACGAGCAGAAGGACTTCGACTGCAACACCAAGCAGCCCGGCTGCGCCAACGTCTGCTACGACCACTTCTTCCCCATCTCCCACATCCGCCTGTGGGCCCTGCAGCTCATCTTCGTCACCTGCCCGTCCTTCATGGTGGTGATGCACGTGGCGTACCGCGACGACCGCGAGCGGAAGCACAAAGCCAAGTACGGCGAAGACAGCAAGCTGTACAACAACACGGGGAAGAAACACGGGGGCTTGTGGTGGACCTATCTGATCAGCCTCTTCGTCAAGACGGGCATCGAGGTCGCCTTCCTCTACATTCTCCACCGGGTCTACGACAGCTTCTACCTGCCAAGGCTGGTCAAGTGCGAGGTGTCGCCCTGCCCCAATCAGGTGGACTGCTACATCGGCCACCCGACTGAAAAGAAGGTCTTCACGTACTTCATGGTCGGAGCTTCGGCCCTCTGCATCATCCTCAACATCTGTGAGATCATTTATCTCATCTCCAAGCGCATCGTGCGATGCGCAAACAAGATGAAAAGGCGCAACCACAACATTGCCGTGCACCACAACGACCACAATGACTACAACGACGACCCCTTCAACAACTGCGACCGAACCACGTCGAGGCTCGACTTCAAGGACAAGCCTCCGTCCTTCAGGAGCGTGGCGTTCAAGTCTTCCTACAAGCCGTCTGCGCTGAAACTTGAGGAGAAGATTCGGGCCTCTGCTCCCAACCTGAGCACCGCTACATAA
- the zbtb8a gene encoding zinc finger and BTB domain-containing protein 8A isoform X3 — MLLSQGPDGLPDSVNATFDVFTPETFTVILDFIYSGQLDLSSHNVIEVMSAASYLQMNNVINYCKNFIKSSLDISVKDEDSDRCLSLSETCSFTSIAGDESVEQQQGPRSVSPPPALWTRDNSRSQSSFMGKDQDQDSTTSALKTNPSSPTNELGPEPEDLQDPQDPLYTLPGSERRRGKGGTKRKAANSTRSNQHEDLDIQEARSQKAEKAEELYATLPQIVGVIGNFNKDSNPIMRFKCPFCTHTVKRKADLKRHLRCHTGERPYPCQACNKRFTRLEHLRSHFETIHQARKLVCRKCKCQVTEETGHVVCEGTRRYRMCTACIQEVGCDDIPMDSLEGPNEEPALLLGVDGEEEGDTKRSWMVNDDDDLAEDSGADLIIQQVDDSDEELQ, encoded by the exons ATGCTTCTGTCCCAGGGACCTGACGGGCTGCCCGACTCCGTCAACGCCACCTTCGACGTCTTCACCCCCGAGACGTTCACCGTCATCCTGGATTTCATCTACTCCGGCCAGCTGGATCTCTCGAGCCACAACGTGATCGAGGTCATGTCCGCAGCCAGCTACCTTCAGATGAACAATGTCATCAACTACTGCAAGAACTTCATCAAATCCTCTTTGGACATCAGTGTGAAGGACGAAGACAGCGACCGATGCCTTAGCCTGTCGGAGACTTGTAGCTTCACCAGCATAGCAGGGGACGAGTCCGTGGAGCAGCAGCAAGGCCCGCGCTCCGTCAGCCCGCCGCCTGCGCTTTGGACCCGGGACAACTCCAGATCCCAGTCGAGCTTCATGGGGAAAGACCAAGACCAGGATTCCACTACCTCGGCCCTGAAGACCAATCCAAGCAGCCCCACTAATGAGCTCGGGCCAGAGCCAGAGGACCTGCAGGACCCTCAGGACCCTCTGTACACCTTGCCTGGATCAGAGCGCCGACGCGGAAAAGGGGGGACAAAGAGGAAAGCAGCCAACAGCACTCGTTCGAACCAGCACGAGGACTTGGACATTCAAGAGGCGAGGTCGCAGAAGGCCGAAAAGGCAGAGGAGCTGTACGCCACTCTACCACAGATTGTTGGTGTGATCGGAAACTTTAATAAAG ACTCCAACCCTATTATGCGCTTCAAATGCCCCTTTTGTACACACACGGTGAAGAGGAAGGCAGATCTCAAGCGTCACCTGCGCTGCCACACTGGAGAGAGGCCATACCCGTGTCAGGCCTGCAATAAGCGCTTTACTCGTCTGGAGCATCTCCGCAGCCATTTTGAAACG ATCCATCAAGCCAGGAAGCTGGTGTGCAGGAAGTGCAAGTGTCAGGTTACAGAGGAGACTGGTCATGTGGTGTGCGAGGGCACACGACGCTACCGCATGTGTACTGCGTGCATCCAGGAAGTGGGCTGTGACGACATCCCCATGGACAGTCTGGAGGGGCCCAATGAGGAGCCGGCCCTGTTGCTGGGCgtggacggggaggaggagggcgacaCCAAGAGGAGCTGGATGGTGAACGATGATGACGACCTGGCCGAAGACTCGGGGGCCGACCTCATTATCCAGCAAGTGGACGACAGTGACGAGGAGCTGCAGTGA
- the zbtb8a gene encoding zinc finger and BTB domain-containing protein 8A isoform X1, protein MDMVADLGASRLYRAPGESSHQQPQRWFNTADITVSHQSNLLKQLNQQRRQELFCDCSVLVEGQLFRAHRNVLFASSGYFRMLLSQGPDGLPDSVNATFDVFTPETFTVILDFIYSGQLDLSSHNVIEVMSAASYLQMNNVINYCKNFIKSSLDISVKDEDSDRCLSLSETCSFTSIAGDESVEQQQGPRSVSPPPALWTRDNSRSQSSFMGKDQDQDSTTSALKTNPSSPTNELGPEPEDLQDPQDPLYTLPGSERRRGKGGTKRKAANSTRSNQHEDLDIQEARSQKAEKAEELYATLPQIVGVIGNFNKDSNPIMRFKCPFCTHTVKRKADLKRHLRCHTGERPYPCQACNKRFTRLEHLRSHFETIHQARKLVCRKCKCQVTEETGHVVCEGTRRYRMCTACIQEVGCDDIPMDSLEGPNEEPALLLGVDGEEEGDTKRSWMVNDDDDLAEDSGADLIIQQVDDSDEELQ, encoded by the exons atGGATATGGTGGCGGACTTGGGGGCAAGTCGACTCTATCGGGCGCCGGGTGAATCGAGTCACCA GCAGCCCCAGAGGTGGTTCAACACGGCCGACATCACAGTGTCTCACCAAAGCAACCTGCTCAAGCAGCTCAACCAGCAGCGCCGCCAGGAGCTGTTCTGTGACTGCAGCGTGCTGGTGGAGGGCCAGCTCTTCCGGGCCCACCGCAATGTCCTGTTCGCCAGCAGCGGCTACTTTCGCATGCTTCTGTCCCAGGGACCTGACGGGCTGCCCGACTCCGTCAACGCCACCTTCGACGTCTTCACCCCCGAGACGTTCACCGTCATCCTGGATTTCATCTACTCCGGCCAGCTGGATCTCTCGAGCCACAACGTGATCGAGGTCATGTCCGCAGCCAGCTACCTTCAGATGAACAATGTCATCAACTACTGCAAGAACTTCATCAAATCCTCTTTGGACATCAGTGTGAAGGACGAAGACAGCGACCGATGCCTTAGCCTGTCGGAGACTTGTAGCTTCACCAGCATAGCAGGGGACGAGTCCGTGGAGCAGCAGCAAGGCCCGCGCTCCGTCAGCCCGCCGCCTGCGCTTTGGACCCGGGACAACTCCAGATCCCAGTCGAGCTTCATGGGGAAAGACCAAGACCAGGATTCCACTACCTCGGCCCTGAAGACCAATCCAAGCAGCCCCACTAATGAGCTCGGGCCAGAGCCAGAGGACCTGCAGGACCCTCAGGACCCTCTGTACACCTTGCCTGGATCAGAGCGCCGACGCGGAAAAGGGGGGACAAAGAGGAAAGCAGCCAACAGCACTCGTTCGAACCAGCACGAGGACTTGGACATTCAAGAGGCGAGGTCGCAGAAGGCCGAAAAGGCAGAGGAGCTGTACGCCACTCTACCACAGATTGTTGGTGTGATCGGAAACTTTAATAAAG ACTCCAACCCTATTATGCGCTTCAAATGCCCCTTTTGTACACACACGGTGAAGAGGAAGGCAGATCTCAAGCGTCACCTGCGCTGCCACACTGGAGAGAGGCCATACCCGTGTCAGGCCTGCAATAAGCGCTTTACTCGTCTGGAGCATCTCCGCAGCCATTTTGAAACG ATCCATCAAGCCAGGAAGCTGGTGTGCAGGAAGTGCAAGTGTCAGGTTACAGAGGAGACTGGTCATGTGGTGTGCGAGGGCACACGACGCTACCGCATGTGTACTGCGTGCATCCAGGAAGTGGGCTGTGACGACATCCCCATGGACAGTCTGGAGGGGCCCAATGAGGAGCCGGCCCTGTTGCTGGGCgtggacggggaggaggagggcgacaCCAAGAGGAGCTGGATGGTGAACGATGATGACGACCTGGCCGAAGACTCGGGGGCCGACCTCATTATCCAGCAAGTGGACGACAGTGACGAGGAGCTGCAGTGA